From Oncorhynchus keta strain PuntledgeMale-10-30-2019 unplaced genomic scaffold, Oket_V2 Un_contig_1517_pilon_pilon, whole genome shotgun sequence:
ggtgagagaaggagaaggagagaggaatgggagaaagagagaggaagagaggaagggtagagagggagaaggagagagggagaaagagaagaagagagtgagaaagagaagaagagagtgagaaagagaagaagagagtggGGGTAGAAGGAGGTGATATTGAATGACGGCTTGCGGGTTAAACAGCACATAACCCTGGGATCATACTgtcaaccaacacacacacacacacacacacacacacacacacacacacacacacacacacacacacacacacacacacacacacacacacacacacacacacacacacacacacacacacacacacacatacacacacacagagaagaagTAGGTTAAcagtcatatacaacattactctgactagactagataactacctggagtcatatacaacattactctgactagactagataactacctggagtcatatacaacattactctgactagactagagtcatatacaacattatAGACTACCTggataactacctggagtcatatacaacattactctgactagataactacctggagtcatatacaacattactctgactagataactacctggagtcatatacaacattactctgactagactagataactacctggagtcatatacaacattattgactagataactacctgagtctagactagataactacctggagtcatatacaacattactctagactagactagactagataactacctggagtcatatacaacattactctgactagactagataactacctggagtcatatacaacattactctgactagataactacctggagtcatatacaacattactgactagactagactagataactacctggagtcatatacaacattacatattgactagataactacctggagtcatatacaacattactctgactagataactacctggagtcatatacaacattactctgactagactagataactacctggagtcatatacaacattactctgactagataactacctggagtcatatacaacattactctgactagatactagataactacctggacTAGAtcatatacaacattactctgactagactagataactacctggagtcatatacaacattactctAACTAGACTAGATAATAGTCATATAAAACTGACTAGATAACtagtcatatacaacattactctgactagataactacctggagtcatatacaacattactctgactagactagataactacctggagtcatatacaacattactctgactagataactacctggagtcatatacaacattactctgactagataactacctggagtcatatacaacattactctgactagataactacctggagtcatataaaacattactctgactagataactacctggagtcatatacaacattactctgactagactagataactacctggagtcatatacaacattactctgactagactagataactacctggagtcatatacaacattactctgactagactagataactacctggagtcatatacaacatagATAACTTctggagtcatatacaacattactctactctgactagataactacctggagtcatatacaactagactagataactacctggagtcatatacaacattactctgactagactagataactacctggagtcatataaAACATTACTAActgactagataactacctggagtcatatacaacattactctCTAACTagactagataactacctggagtcatataaAACATTACTCTAACTagactagataactacctggagtcatatacaacattactctgactagataactacctggagtcatatacaacattactctgactagataactacctggagtcatatacaacattactgactagactagataactacctggagtcatatacaacattactctgactagataactacctggagtcatatacaacattactctgactagataactacctggagtcatatacaacattactctgactagactagataactacctggagtcatatacaacattactctgactagataactacctggagtcatatacaacattactctgactagactagataactacctggagtcatatacaacattactctgactagactagataactacctggagtcatatacaacattactctgactagactagataactacctggagtcatataaaacattactctgactagataactacctggagtcatatacaacattactctgactagataactacctggagtcatatacaacattactctgactagactagataactacctggagtcatatacaacattactctgactagataactacctggagtcatatacaacattactctgactagactagataactacctggagtcatatacaacattactctgactagactagataactacctggagtcatataaaacattactctgactagataactacctggagtcatatacaacattactctgactagactagataactacctggagtcatatacaacattactctgactagataactacctggagtcatatacaacattactctgactagactagataactacctggagtcatatacaacattactctgactagataactacctggagtcatatacaacattactctgactagataactacctggagtcatataaaacattactctgactagataactacctggagtcatatacaacattactctgactagactagataactacctggagtcatatacaacattactctgactagactagataactacctggagtcatatacaacattactctgactagataactacctggagtcatatacaacattactctgactagataactacctggagtcatatacaacattactctgactagactagataactacctggagtcatatacaacattactctgactagataactacctggagtcatatacaacattactctgactagataactacctggagtcatatacaacattactctgactagataactacctggagtcatataaaacattactctgactagactagataactacctggagtcatatacaacattactctgactagataactacctggagtcatatacaacattactctCTGACTAGATCTCTGActaactacctggagtcatatacaacattactctgactagataactacctggagtcatatacaacattactctgactagataactacctggagtcatatacaacattactctgactagataactacctggagtcatatacaacattactctgactagataactacctggagtcatatacaacattactctgactagactagataactacctggagtcatatacaacattactctgactagataactacctggagtcatatacaacattactctgactagataactacctggagtcatatacaacattactctgactagataactacctggagtcatatacaacattactctgactagataactacctggagtcatatacaacattacactagataactacctgactgactagataactacctggagtcatataaAACATTACTCATTACTctgactagataactacctggagtcatatacaacattactctgactagataactacctggagtcatatacaacattactctgactagataactacctggagtcatatacaacattactctgactagactagataactacctggagtcatatacaacattactctgactagactagataactacctggagtcatataaaacattactctgactagataactacctggagtcatatacaacattactctgactagataactacctggagtcatatacaacattactctgactagataactacctggagtcatataaaacattactctgactagataactacctggagtcatatacaacattactctgactagactagataactacctggagtcatataaaacattactctgactagataactacctggagtcatatacaacattactctgactagataactacctggagtcatatacaacattactctgactagacTAGATAACTACCACTAAAGAAATTTCACAAAAAAAACAccctccctcaacctctctctcatcctccatccctccacctctctctcatcctccatccctctacctctgtctcatccgtggtccttctgtggctcccCCTAGAGCATGGTGCttctaacgccagggtagtgggttcgattccctggGACCACCCATCCCTCTGTAGAATCCCcctatgcacacatgactgtaagtcgctttggatccctcagctaaatggcatatattatatattatccaccccccctccacctctctcacatcctccctccctctacctctctctcatccaccctccctctacctctctctcatccaccctccctctacctctctctcatccaccctccctccacctctctctcatccaccctccctctacctctctcatccaccctccctccacctctctctcatcctccctccctctacctctctctcatccaccctccctctacctctctctcatccaccctccctctacctctctctcatccaccctccctctacctctctctcatccaccctccctctacctctctctcatcctccatccctccacatctctctcatccaccctccctctacctctctctcatccaccctccctccacctctctctcatcctccatccatccacatctctctcatccaccctccctctatctctctctcatcctccctccctctacctctctctcatccaccctccctctacctctctctcatcctccctccctccacctctctctcatccaccctccctccacctctctctcatccaccctccctccacctctctctcatccaccctccctccacctctctctcatccaccctccctctacctctctctcatccaccctccctccacctctctctcatccaccctccctctacctctctctcatccaccctccctctacctctctctcatccaccctccctctacctctctctcatccaccctccctccacctctctctcatccacccctccctccacctctctctcatccaccctccctccacctctctctcatccaccctccctccacctctctctcatccaccctccctccacctctctctcatccaccctccctctacctctctctcatcccccctccctctacctctctctcatccaccctccctccacctctctctcatcctccatccctctacctctctgttctctccaccctcccctctcccctcctcttctcatcctccctccctctacctctctctcatcctccatccctcccatctctctcatccaccctccctctacctctctctcatcctcccctccctccctctacctctctctcatccaccctccctctacctctctctcatccaccctccctctacctctctctcatccaccctccctctacctctctctcatccaccctccctctacctctctctcatccaccctccctccaccaattaaattaaacattttgttatcgttgccaaagcaagtgaaaacTAAAAGAAAAAACtatacaaatgaacagtaaacattacacttacaaaagttccaaaaaGCAAAagagacatttaaaatgtcatgttatgtctctctctccctctcttcctccgtTTCATCCCTCTTCACTAATCAACCAACCCAATTACCCAGATGCCCCAGCATCACCTCTCTACGGGAGCTCCGCAGGGCCAAAAAAACACCAGCAGTGACTGACGCTAATTTGGATGACTTTTTGCCCTGTTTTTAACTACCGCTGtattctctcccccccccctctgttctcccccctccctctctgttctccccctccctctgttctccccctccctctgttctccccctccctctgttctccctcctcccctctgttctcactccctctgtttccctcctccctctctgttctcccccctctctgttctccctcctccctctctgttctccccctctctgttctccctcctccctctctgttctccctcctccctctctgttctccctcttcccctctgttctccccctcctctctgttctccctctctgttctccccctcctctctgttctccccctccctctgttctccccctccctctctgttctccccctcctctctgttctcccctctcccctctctgttctccctcctcccctctctgttctccctccctccctctgttctccctcccccccctctgttctccctcctctctccctctccccctcccctctgttctccctcctccctctctgttctccctcttccctctctgttctccctcctccccctccctctgttctccctcttccctccctctgtttccccctccctctctgttctccccctctctgttctccctcctccctctctgttctccctcctccctctctgttctccccctccctctctgttctccccctccctctgttctccctccctctgttctccctctctgttctccctctctgttctccctctctgttctccctctctgttctccctcctccctctctgttctccctccctctctgttctccctcctctctgttctccctctctgttctccctctctgttctccctcctccctctctgttctccctcctccctctctgttcttctccctctctgttctccctcttccctctctgttctccctcctccctctctgttctccccctcccctcttcctccctctctgttctccctcctccctctctgttctccctctctgttctccctcctccctctctgttctccctcttccctctctgttctccctcctccctctctgttctccctcttccctctctgttctccctcctccctctctgttctccctctctgttctccctcctccctctctgttctccctcctccctctctgttctccctcctcctctcgtctctcaGAAGGAGCGCAGATACAAAAGAATTAGAGATGGGGTGTCAGATTAATGTTATGTAATTGGGCCGTAAGAAGGAGGGGAGacaagagagggaagggaggaaggagagaggtaaagaggggTGCTCCAAGGCCATGGATTTGATTGGCTAACTAAGTGGCTCAgtttgacctctaacccctgtggGATGTGACAGGGTGTCTCTCAGAGGAGGGGGGTGTGGATGGATGGTGGGGGGTGAATAATACATAACttagcttgagagagagagagagagagagagagagagagagagagagagagagagagagagagagagagagagagagagagagagagagagagagagagagagagagagagagagagagagagagagagagagagagagagagagagagagagagagagagagagagagagagagagagacagagagagagagagagagagagagagagagagagagagagagagagagagagagagagagagagagagagagagacagagacagagacagagagagagatgggatagaatagagagagagagagagagagagagatgggatagaatagagagagagagagataactttTAGAAGTTGAGCTTTATAAAGATATAGATGTGGCTAAATTAGGAACACAGTGACCTTTCTCAGCTGGTCCTACAAAGCTATTCCCAGGCCTTGGCCAACGCACCCCTGGGGGATGTTGGTTGGCAAAGacccaaacaacacacacacacacacacacacacacacacacacacacacccacacacacacacacacacacacacacacacacacacacacacacacacacacacacacactgttctggtGTCCTGGGCACTCACCCAAACCCTGGGCAGTTTAGCAAGTGTTtcaagctgtgtgtgtttgtgtccagctAAGTGCTGTTCACCGTGTGTGTATCGTGTTGTCTTCATGTTGCCGCTTGTGTTCTATTATCACCCCCCCCCGCTACAACCCCTTCTTGGACTGGGCCACCAGCCAACTGAGCTGTGCCGGGAGGCGCCATTGTCCCTGGCGGGGGGCGTGTGGGGATGTGTGGGTCCCAGCAGTGCTCTAGCCTCCCTGGTAGTTAATTGATTAATGTCACTGATTGACTGGACATGTTACGCACCTGCTGTCCCAGGTGGGGGTTTTCTgactcgttctctgtctctctgtctctctgtctctctgtctctctctctctctctctctctctctctctctctctctctctctctctctctctctctctctctctctctctctctgtctctctctctctgtctctctctttctctctctctctcttttctctctctctttctctttctctctttctctctctctcttctctctctctctgtctctctgtctctctgtctctctctctctctctctctctctctctctgtctctctctctctctctgtctctctcttctgtctctcttttttctttctctctctctctctctctctctctctctctctctctctctctctctctgtctcttctctctctttctctctctctctctctttctctctctgtctctctttcttttctctttcttttctcattctttctctttctctctctctctctgtctctctgtctctcttctctctctctctctctctctttctctctctctctgtctctctttctgtctctctgtctctctgtctctctgtctctctgtctctttttctctttctttttctctctttctctttctctctctctctctctgtctctctctctgtctctctttctgtctctctctctctctgtctctctctctctctctctctcttcttctctctctttctctttctctttctctgtctctttctctctgtctctctgtctctctctgtctctctgtctctctgtctctctctgtctctctctctctctctctctctctctctctctctctctctctttctctctctctctctctttctctctctttctctctgtctctctgtttctctctttctctctgtctctttctctttctctgttctctctctgtctctcttctctttctctctctctctctctctctctctctctctctctctctctctctctctctctctctctctctctctctctctctctctctctctctttccctgtctctgtgtgtttgcgctcgtgtctgtgtgtatttgcgtgtgtgtgtgtgtgtgtgtgtgtgtgtgtgtgtgtgtgtgtgtgtgtgtgtgtgttggtagatgAAAGGTACAACATGGACCCAGAACATTtgaactgtttaaaaaaaaaaacttttattcTGAAGAACCCAATAAAATTATGGCAAATATTTACAAATAATGACTTTGTTTCTTCACGGTACATAAATCCACGattcacaaaacacacacacactctgttgaACAGGAGGACAGATGCACATATTAGAATCTGGCataaatcacaccctattcctttttgtagtgcactacttttcaataGAAGTACACTATTATAGAAAAGAGAATTTTAAGGTGTTATTTAGGACCATAGACTGATTGTGACAATAGATGCACCCAGCGAACTGCAAGTCAACATTTTCACAGAACAAATCAACCCCataaaactaaaaaaaaaaaaaaatattataatcaTTATTATTAACAATAAcaacagttatatatatataaaaaaaataagcaTAATATCAAAGTCACTTTATTTAATTCCGGTTTTACAGAacaaaaatgtgaagaaaaaaaaaaatttaaaataaaaaagagAGAAATTCAGTGACGTGATATCTTTGGCAAATTGGCAGAAAAAATACATTCAAAtattaagaagaagaagaagaagaagaagaagaagacgccacaaaacggagagagagaagaagaagaagaagacgccacaaaacagagacagagagaagaagaagaagaagacgccacaaaacagagacagagagaagaagaagcaaGGTTTTGTTTTTTGACACAACTAGAAaatttgaaataaaaaaaaataaaaaatatttttttttctccattttgacATTGTTTTTAAATCGTCCCCCTTTCCACAATATTGAAGttgttttgtaaatattttctgttattttgtattttaattATTCGTTTTTTGTTATGTAACAAGTTTTGACATTTTCCTCACACTTATATATCAGTGTATATTTAGTTTAAAACAGGCTTTAGACTCTGGCTTTGGTGAAGGCTACAGATATGTTTTCATTCTCAACTCaacttttaaaaaattaaaatcaaatttagcattttttatttttttattttatcatCTTAACGTTTTTTTTGTGTTGTCTTTTAAATgtgaaaaagttttttttttttttttttttttaaacgtgtcGACAGGAAGTTATGGAGCCGCTCTATGTTGTCAGATTGTTTGTTTTGAAAAGGCCACAGTTTTCCGTGCGGAAGGTTTTCCCAGCAGACCCTGGTCAAATGGAGGGTACTACTGTACGGTGACATTTAGTTGAGgacatttattttgttttatttcttttatTTATGTTTTCTGAAAGCTGAACCGTGAATAGATTCTAGattaatattataatattatatcgTTGATTTATTGTAAATAGCATTTTTGTGCCACTGAGTTGTTGTTTGTTGTCGTCGTCACGGtgatatttaaatgtttttttttttttaggaaggcgttttttttttttattttatctcgTATGGTTTTATATGGAGACACACAAAaatgaaaaatattaataaatAATGATAAAATGTACATCAAATTATTATCAGATTTTAGTATGTAAATATTTAGTTTTAATCCTCCAGACAGAAGTGGGAGATACAGTAGAAACTAACCAAGATAATGACTGAATTGTTTGCTGGGAGATACAGTAGAAACTAACCAAGATAATGACTGAATTGTTTGCTGGGAGATACAGTGGAAACTAACCAAGATAATGACTGAATTGTTTGCTGGGAGATACAGTAGAAACTAACCAAGATAATGACTGAATTGTTTGCTGGTCGTAATACGATGAGAAAAATGATGCGTCTTGTCTTTAGAAAACAAAGACTATATATTTCTATTGTGTATGAAATGCATTTGAAGATGTGATTTTGTTTTAAAAGGCATTGAAACAAGTCCAGGTAGaatacagacagaaacaggaaggTGTGTCAGAAAAGGGTTTGCCTTTGGAACGACCTCATTGGGTGTCACTaagcaacctattccctatatagtgcactgttgccccattgggccctggtcaagataATGACTACgaggggtgtcatttgggatgcattacCCTGATTCTTTTCCCTTTCCAGCCCtccagaaagaggaggaggagatatgatgagattaggtgaaggagggggacagtagacagagggagggggacaggtttgctgagggggacaggacagaggaaggacagactgagaggagggggacaggacagaggaggggacaggacagaggagggggacaggacagagaggaggtttgctgacagaggagggggacaggacagaggagggggacaggacagaggtttggggagaggacagaggaggaggacaacagaggaggaggagatatgacTGAGATTAGATGaaggaggggacaggacagaggaggaggacaggacagaggaggacaggacagaggagggggacaggacagaggagggggacaggacagaggaggaggacaggacagaggaggaagatAATGATGAgattggtgaaggaggaggacaggacagaggaggaggacaggacagaggaggaggaggacagaggagggggacaggacagaggagggggcaggacagaggaggaggacaggacagaggaggaggacaggacagaggagggggacaggacagaggaggaggacaggacagaggaggggagatatgatgagattaggtgaaggagggggacagggacagaggagggggacaggacaagaggagggggacaggacagaggagggggcaggacagaggaggaggacaggacagaggaggggagatatgatgagattaggtgaaggagggggacagaacagaggagggggacaggacagaggagggggcaggacagaggaggggacaggaagaggagggggagatatgatgagattaggtgaaggaggggacagggacagaggaggaggacaggacagaggagggggagatatgatgagattaggtgaaggagggggacaggacagaggagggggacaggacagaggaggaggacaggacagaggaggaggacaggacagaggagggggacaggacagaggagggggacaggacagaggagggggacaggacagaggaggaggacaggacagaggaggaggagatatgatgagattaggtgaaggagggggacaggacagaggagggggacaggacagaggagggggacaggacagaggagggggacaggacagaggaggaggacaggacagaggaggaggagatatgatgagattaggtgaaggagggggacaggacagaggagggggacaggacagaggaggaggacaggacagaggagggggacaggacagaggagggggacaggacagaggagggggacaggacagaggaggaggagatatgatgagattagggtgaaggagaggggacaggacagaggagggggacaggacagaggaggaggacaggacagaggagggggacaggacagaggaggaggagatatgatgagattaggtgaaggagggggacaggacagaggagggggacaggacagaggaggaggagagatgatgagattaggtgaaggagggggacaggacagaggagggggacaggacagaggagggggacaggacagaggagggggacaggacagaggagggggacaggacagaggaggaggagatatgatgagattaggtgaaggagggggacaggacagaggagggggacaggacagaggaggaggacaggacagaggaggaggacaggacagaggagggggacaggacagaggaggaggacaggacagaggaggaggacaggacagaggagggggacaggacagaggaggaggacaggacagaggagggggacaggacagaggaggaggacaggacagaggagggggacaggacagaggaggaggacaggacagaggaggaggacaggacagaggagggggacaggacagaggaggaggagatatgatgagattaggtgaaggagggggacaggacagaggagggggacaggacagaggagggggacaggacagaggagggggacaggacagaggagggggacaggacagaggagggggacaggacagaggaggaggagatatgatgagagtaggtgaaggagggggacaggacagaggaggggaggacagaggagggggacaggacagaggaggaggacaggacagaggaggggggcatgacagaggaggaggacaggacagaggaggaggacaggacagaggagggggcaggacagaggagggggagatactAACCAAGATAATGACTGAATTGTTTGCTGGGAGATACAGTAGAAACTAACCAAGATAATGACTGAATTGTTTGCTGGGAGATACAGTAGAAACTAACCAAGATAATGACTGAAT
This genomic window contains:
- the LOC127918889 gene encoding uncharacterized protein LOC127918889 isoform X4, which codes for MMRLGEGGGQDRGGGQDRGGGQDRGGGQDRGGGQDRGGGDMMRLGEGGGQDRGGGQDRGGGEMMRLGEGGGQDRGGGQDRGGGQDRGGGQDRGGGQDRGGGDMMRLGEGGGQDRGGGQDRGGGQDRGGGQDRGGGQDRGGGQDRGGGQDRGGGQDRGGGQDRGGGQDRGGGQDRGGGQDRGGGQDRGGGQDRGGGQDRGGGDMMRLGEGGGQDRGGGQDRGGGQDRGGGQDRGGGDMMRLGEGGGQDRGGGQDRGGGQDRGGGDMMRLGEGGGQDRGGGQDRGGGQDRGGGQDRGGGDMMRLGEGGGQDRGGGQDRGGGQDRGGGQDRGRRTGQRRGTGQRRGTGQRRRRYDEIR
- the LOC127918889 gene encoding uncharacterized protein LOC127918889 isoform X6, which encodes MMRLGEGGGQDRGGGQDRGGGQDRGGGQDRGGGQDRGGGDMMRLGEGGGQDRGGGQDRGGGEMMRLGEGGGQDRGGGQDRGGGQDRGGGQDRGGGQDRGGGDMMRLGEGGGQDRGGGQDRGGGQDRGGGQDRGGGQDRGGGQDRGGGQDRGGGQDRGGGQDRGGGQDRGGGQDRGGGQDRGGGQDRGGGQDRGGGQDRGGGDMMRLGEGGGQDRGGGQDRGGGQDRGGGDMMRLGEGGGQDRGGGQDRGGGQDRGGGQDRGGGDMMRLGEGGGQDRGGGQDRGGGQDRGGGQDRGGGQDRGGGDMMRLGEGGGKKAMEIIKREKDREIEEREIKIERLREIEKRETER
- the LOC127918889 gene encoding uncharacterized protein LOC127918889 isoform X14; this translates as MMRLGEGGGQDRGGGQDRGGGQDRGGGQDRGGGQDRGGGDMMRLGEGGGQDRGGGQDRGGGEMMRLGEGGGQDRGGGQDRGGGQDRGGGQDRGGGQDRGGGDMMRLGEGGGQDRGGGQDRGGGQDRGGGQDRGGGQDRGGGQDRGGGQDRGGGQDRGGGQDRGGGQDRGGGQDRGGGQDRGGGQDRGGGQDRGGGQDRGGGDMMRLGEGGGQDRGGGQDRGGGQDRGGGQDRGGGDMMRLGEGGGQDRGGGQDRGGGQDRGGGDMMRLGEGGGQDRGGGQDRGGGQDRGGGQDRGRRTGQRRGTGQRRGTGQRRRRYDEIR
- the LOC127918889 gene encoding uncharacterized protein LOC127918889 isoform X13, with product MMRLGEGGGQDRGGGQDRGGGQDRGGGQDRGGGQDRGGGDMMRLGEGGGQDRGGGQDRGGGEMMRLGEGGGQDRGGGQDRGGGQDRGGGQDRGGGQDRGGGDMMRLGEGGGQDRGGGQDRGGGQDRGGGQDRGGGQDRGGGQDRGGGQDRGGGQDRGGGQDRGGGQDRGGGQDRGGGQDRGGGQDRGGGQDRGGGQDRGGGDMMRLGEGGGQDRGGGQDRGGGQDRGGGQDRGGGDMMRLGEGGGQDRGGGQDRGGGQDRGGGQDRGGGDMMRLGEGGGQDRGGGQDRGGGQDRGGGQDRGRRTGQRRGTGQRRGTGQRRRRYDEIR
- the LOC127918889 gene encoding uncharacterized protein LOC127918889 isoform X19 — its product is MMRLGEGGGQDRGGGQDRGGGQDRGGGQDRGGGQDRGGGDMMRLGEGGGQDRGGGQDRGGGEMMRLGEGGGQDRGGGQDRGGGQDRGGGQDRGGGQDRGGGDMMRLGEGGGQDRGGGQDRGGGQDRGGGQDRGGGQDRGGGQDRGGGQDRGGGQDRGGGQDRGGGQDRGGGQDRGGGQDRGGGQDRGGGQDRGGGQDRGGGDMMRLGEGGGQDRGGGQDRGGGQDRGGGDMMRLGEGGGQDRGGGQDRGGGQDRGGGQDRGGGQDRGGGDMMRLGEGGGKKAMEIIKREKDREIEEREIKIERLREIEKRETER